TTGTCGAAAGTTGAAAACGCCATACTAAGTCGGCGCGTGGTTTGTGGCGAGGGAGCTTGCTCCCGTCCGAGTGCGAAGCAGTCGTAAAGGCTGGCAACTCGGTATTAACTGAAATACCTTTGCTCCCGGGATGGGGTTGCTTCGCAACCCGGCGGGAGCAAGCGCCCTCGCCACAAAAGCGCGTTCACTTCAAAGGAAAGTCATGGCCACTGATGCTTTCGCGCCGCTGCAACTTCTCGCAGCGCAACTGCTACCCCACGCACTGGAACCCTCGGAAGATGGCGCCCACGATGGGTCCCATCTGCAACGGGTGTGGCACAACGTGCGAACGCTTCATGCTGAAGAAGGCGGCGATCTCGGAGTGCTGCTGGCGGCGGTGCTTTTGCATGATTGCGTGGCGGTGGAAAAGAATTCGCCGTTGCGCTCACAGGCCTCACGCCTGGCTGCTGAAAAAGCATCTGCCGTGCTAAGCGACATGGCTTGGCCAAGTGCAAAAATCAGCGCAGTCGCCCACGCCATCGAAGCCCACAGCTTTTCCGCCAACATCACCCCGACCTCGCTCGAAGCCAAAGTCCTGCAGGACGCCGACCGCCTCGACTCCCTCGGCATGCTCGGCGTAGCGCGCACGTTCTATATCGCCGGACGCATGGGCAGCGCCCTTTACGACCCGCAAGACCCGGAAGCGACAGCGCGGGACTACGATGACAAACGCTTTTGCCTCGATCACTTTCAGACCAAGTTGCTGCACCTGGCGGACGGTTTCCAGACGATCACCGGCCAGCGGCTGGCGCGCGTCAGGCATGAGCGCCTGAAGGGTTTTATGGTGCTGTTCAAGGAAGAAATCGGCATCACCTGAGCGCATTACTCCGGCCTGCGCTAACCCTGGCATCGATAACCCCAGACCTAACAATGTCGAGGTACATGGTAGATAGAGGGTCAGCGTTTTTATCGGGTCAAGGAACCGCGTCATGTCTACCGCTACGCCCCACGTCTCAAGCAGAGTGTTCGGCCTGTTTTGCCTCGCCAGTTATTTGCTGTCGCTGTCCTACGGCTCGACCTTCCTGTTGTCACTGTTGATCGGTTCACGGGGCGGCAACGAACATGATGCCGGCAGTGTGATTTCGGCGGCGATGCTCAGCACATTTGCGGCGGTAGTTGTCTCCGGGCACCTGTCTGACCTGCTCGGCGCGGCGCGTTCGATTGCGCTGTTCGGCGTGTTGTTGGTGGCGGCCAGCCTGGGCTTCGCGCTGACGCCGGGGTTCGGCAATCTGTTGCTGTTTTTCGGACTGCTGCTGGGGCTGGGCTGGGGGGTGTTTTACACCTTGGGGCCGATGATCGTGGCGAGCCTGGTGACGCCCGCGCAACGCGCGAAATATTTTGCGCTGCTGTCGGGCAGCATGATGACCGGGATCGGCAGCGGGCCGCTGTTGGGCCGCGCGGCCAGTGCGTTCGGTTATCCCGTCACCGCCGCCTTTTACCTTGCCGCGTTGGCCAGCCTGATGGGTGTGTTGCTGTTCTGGCGGCTGCATTCGCAACTGAAAAAAACGCCCTCGCCTACCGCCACTGTCGCCCGCATTTCCTGGCGCGCGACGACTCAGGTGCTGTCGTCGAAGGCAGTGTTTCCGATCATCATGGTCGGCCTCGGCGGGTGCGTATTCGGCGGCCTGTCGAGCTTTCAAACCAGTTACGCAGCGTCTCGCTCGCTGGATTACTCGTTGTTCTTTTTCGGCTTCATGGGCGCGGCAATCAGCAGCCGGATGTTGATCGCCGGGATCGTGGTCAAGCGCGATGCATTGCGCGCTTCGTGCCTGCTGTCAGGCGTGATGGCGGGTTCGATTGTGCTGTTCAGCTTCGTGGTCGATAGCGAGCTCAGCTACGTGCTGGCAGCGATGATGCTCGGGGTCGGCTACGGGCTGACGTACTCGGTGATCAATGGCCTGGCGGCGAACGAAACGCCCCACGGCACCACTTCGCAATCGTTGTTGCTGTTCAGCCTGTCGTACTTCATCGGTGTATTCGGCTTTCCATTGCTCGCCGGGAAGATCATCGTCGAACACGGAATGACGACACTTCTACTCACAGTTCTCGCCATAGGGCTGTTGAACTGGCTGATCACCTTGGGCCGCTTGATCTGGCGTCGGGTCGACAGCAGCAAATCGTTGCAACAGGCCTGAACCGTTCGTCGTTCATCAGGCACCAATCCAAATCGGGGGCGGACCAACATCAGGTAAGGACTCTAATTAAATGGAGACGACACCATGATCATGTCCCGCTTGACCGCCCTCGCTCTCGCCACGCTGTTGTCCTCTGCCGCTTTCGCGGCGACCACCGCCACGGGTACCGGCCCGACCAA
This region of Pseudomonas mandelii genomic DNA includes:
- a CDS encoding HD domain-containing protein produces the protein MATDAFAPLQLLAAQLLPHALEPSEDGAHDGSHLQRVWHNVRTLHAEEGGDLGVLLAAVLLHDCVAVEKNSPLRSQASRLAAEKASAVLSDMAWPSAKISAVAHAIEAHSFSANITPTSLEAKVLQDADRLDSLGMLGVARTFYIAGRMGSALYDPQDPEATARDYDDKRFCLDHFQTKLLHLADGFQTITGQRLARVRHERLKGFMVLFKEEIGIT
- a CDS encoding MFS transporter gives rise to the protein MSTATPHVSSRVFGLFCLASYLLSLSYGSTFLLSLLIGSRGGNEHDAGSVISAAMLSTFAAVVVSGHLSDLLGAARSIALFGVLLVAASLGFALTPGFGNLLLFFGLLLGLGWGVFYTLGPMIVASLVTPAQRAKYFALLSGSMMTGIGSGPLLGRAASAFGYPVTAAFYLAALASLMGVLLFWRLHSQLKKTPSPTATVARISWRATTQVLSSKAVFPIIMVGLGGCVFGGLSSFQTSYAASRSLDYSLFFFGFMGAAISSRMLIAGIVVKRDALRASCLLSGVMAGSIVLFSFVVDSELSYVLAAMMLGVGYGLTYSVINGLAANETPHGTTSQSLLLFSLSYFIGVFGFPLLAGKIIVEHGMTTLLLTVLAIGLLNWLITLGRLIWRRVDSSKSLQQA